The following proteins come from a genomic window of Nautilia profundicola AmH:
- a CDS encoding EAL domain-containing protein, translating into MSKIENLKGKILKHNTFSIFIILTFITIFSFLITYIIIYEKYQSEIDMIKNNYIENQKNMMKHQVNNIINLIETLRTAKTQNVKDELKTVNITSAKILELSAKNKYFPILSQLDNQHECMSFTLSDLNANLIYTKTSDYNKTKRMNLIKKLLKENKNSDYFIHKTPKGTKITYQHIFNNFLLTTFTYQAIIDKFVKNRIIQVIYNIRFGPKNNGYISVAEILNYKGGKNFAKVVALPVKPSMVGKLLSDDKKDAKGKLYRKEYLKIANTTGEGFVSYWFYKYSDKIIRPKISYVKLYKPWNWLIFTSVFIDDIDNVLSKKEAMFKQEIKKLVIFYIALYLVIFLITIFIVRRENGIIKSIIDEFERKLQEKSILLEHLNKNLMNEVIRKTDELTKNMFTDNLTNLPNREKLINDFKDKYIAIINIDDFKEINDFFGVNEGDKLIKEFGEFLNSIDKTYKLSADEYAIIDDKPAKLKHKATEIINKLKNKKFKIGNDEIKINITVGIGETLAQADTALKYAKKRKKQIIVYNKNLPILKEFEENLKWKKIINEAIENNNVIPYIQAIIDNKTKKIKKYECLMRIKHEGKIFTPYYFLEIAKKTHQYETLQKIIIEKCFKKFSKLPYNFSINLSLRDLKNEQFIKYLIKKIEKYNVAEKLTIELLEDEEMISDKKINEIIHQLSKMGVKIAIDDFGSGYSNFVYLIKNLPINTIKIDGTLVKDIINDEKLKKLLKKIVEIAKEFNFETIAEFVENEELYIELLHLDVDASQGYHFSKPFDIEELK; encoded by the coding sequence ATGAGTAAAATTGAAAACCTAAAAGGGAAAATACTCAAACATAATACTTTTTCTATCTTTATAATTCTTACATTCATTACAATTTTTTCTTTCCTTATTACTTATATCATCATATATGAAAAATATCAAAGCGAAATTGATATGATAAAAAATAACTACATAGAAAATCAAAAAAACATGATGAAACATCAGGTTAATAATATTATTAACCTTATCGAAACATTAAGAACTGCTAAAACTCAAAACGTTAAAGATGAATTAAAAACAGTAAATATAACTTCCGCAAAAATTTTAGAACTTTCAGCAAAAAATAAATATTTTCCCATATTATCTCAATTAGATAATCAGCACGAATGTATGTCTTTTACACTTAGTGACTTAAATGCCAATTTGATATATACAAAAACATCCGATTATAATAAAACAAAAAGAATGAATTTAATAAAAAAACTATTAAAAGAAAATAAAAACAGCGATTATTTTATTCATAAAACACCAAAAGGCACTAAAATCACCTATCAACATATTTTTAACAATTTTTTACTTACAACTTTCACATATCAAGCTATTATTGATAAATTTGTAAAAAATAGAATTATTCAAGTAATTTACAATATCAGATTCGGGCCGAAAAACAACGGGTATATTTCAGTAGCTGAAATTCTAAATTACAAAGGCGGAAAAAATTTCGCCAAAGTTGTGGCTCTTCCGGTTAAACCTTCAATGGTAGGAAAACTATTAAGTGATGATAAAAAAGACGCAAAAGGTAAACTTTATAGAAAAGAATACCTTAAAATTGCAAATACGACCGGTGAAGGCTTTGTTAGTTATTGGTTTTACAAATATTCAGACAAGATTATAAGACCCAAAATTTCTTATGTAAAATTATATAAACCATGGAACTGGCTTATTTTTACAAGTGTTTTCATAGATGATATTGATAACGTTTTATCAAAAAAAGAAGCAATGTTTAAACAAGAAATAAAAAAACTTGTAATTTTTTATATTGCTCTTTATTTGGTTATTTTCTTAATTACGATTTTTATAGTTAGAAGAGAAAATGGGATTATAAAGTCCATTATAGATGAATTTGAACGTAAACTACAAGAAAAAAGCATTCTCCTTGAACATTTAAACAAAAACTTAATGAATGAAGTAATTAGAAAAACAGACGAACTTACTAAAAATATGTTTACCGACAATTTAACAAATCTACCAAATAGAGAAAAACTTATTAACGATTTTAAAGATAAGTATATTGCAATTATAAATATTGATGACTTCAAGGAAATAAACGACTTTTTCGGTGTTAATGAAGGTGATAAACTGATAAAAGAGTTTGGAGAGTTTTTAAACAGTATTGATAAAACATATAAACTTTCAGCAGATGAGTACGCAATAATTGATGATAAGCCAGCAAAATTAAAACACAAAGCAACAGAAATTATAAATAAATTAAAAAATAAAAAATTTAAAATCGGTAATGATGAAATTAAAATAAATATTACAGTAGGTATTGGTGAAACTCTCGCACAAGCGGACACAGCATTAAAATACGCCAAAAAAAGAAAGAAACAGATTATAGTTTACAATAAAAATCTTCCTATACTAAAAGAATTTGAAGAAAATTTAAAATGGAAAAAAATTATAAACGAAGCCATAGAAAATAATAATGTTATTCCTTATATTCAAGCAATAATAGACAATAAAACAAAAAAAATAAAAAAATATGAATGTTTAATGAGAATAAAACATGAAGGAAAAATATTTACACCATATTATTTTTTAGAAATAGCTAAAAAAACCCATCAATATGAAACATTGCAAAAAATAATAATAGAAAAATGTTTTAAGAAGTTTTCAAAACTTCCATATAATTTTTCAATAAATCTTTCATTAAGAGACTTAAAAAACGAACAATTTATAAAATACCTTATTAAGAAAATAGAAAAATATAACGTGGCAGAAAAATTAACTATAGAATTATTGGAAGATGAGGAAATGATTTCAGATAAAAAAATAAATGAGATCATTCATCAACTCTCAAAAATGGGAGTAAAAATCGCTATTGACGATTTTGGTAGCGGATATTCCAATTTTGTATATTTAATTAAAAACCTTCCAATTAATACAATTAAAATTGATGGAACACTCGTTAAAGATATTATCAATGATGAAAAATTAAAAAAGCTTCTTAAAAAGATTGTAGAAATCGCAAAAGAGTTTAATTTTGAAACAATTGCAGAGTTTGTTGAAAATGAGGAACTATATATAGAACTTCTTCATTTAGATGTGGATGCTTCACAAGGATATCACTTTTCTAAACCTTTTGATATAGAAGAGCTGAAATAG
- the ribE gene encoding 6,7-dimethyl-8-ribityllumazine synthase yields the protein MKTIEGNLQLKGNEKIAIIASRFNHLITDRLVEGAKDAFLRNGGKEENIELILVPGAFELPFGLKRAIKTGKYDGIVCVGAVIRGATPHFDYVAAEATKGIANTTLQADIPVTFGLLTTDTIEQAIERAGTKAGNKGFEAMLGLIEMINLYKEL from the coding sequence ATGAAAACGATAGAAGGTAATTTACAATTAAAAGGAAATGAAAAAATAGCTATTATTGCAAGCAGATTTAATCACTTAATTACAGATAGATTGGTAGAAGGTGCAAAAGATGCATTTTTAAGAAACGGTGGTAAAGAAGAAAATATTGAGCTTATTTTGGTTCCTGGAGCATTTGAACTTCCTTTCGGGCTAAAAAGAGCTATAAAAACAGGCAAATATGACGGGATTGTTTGTGTCGGAGCGGTGATTAGAGGAGCTACACCTCATTTTGATTATGTAGCTGCTGAAGCCACAAAAGGTATAGCAAATACCACTCTTCAGGCTGATATTCCGGTTACATTCGGCCTTTTGACTACTGATACTATAGAGCAAGCAATTGAAAGAGCCGGAACAAAAGCCGGAAACAAAGGTTTCGAGGCAATGCTCGGTTTAATAGAAATGATTAATTTATATAAGGAACTTTAA
- the kdsA gene encoding 3-deoxy-8-phosphooctulonate synthase, which produces MILIAGPCVIESREQIFKIAEYLKPYNEKYDFYFKASYDKANRTSLNSYRGPGIDKGLEILNEVKEKFGYKLLTDVHETWQVKKAAEVVDVLQIPAFLCRQTDLLVEAAKTDKVVNIKKGQFMNPADMKYSVLKVLQTRGCNEATYENSLKHKVWLTERGTTFGYGNLVVDMRSLYIMREYAPVIFDATHAVQMPGGAGGKSSGKREYVPVLSRAAAAVGIDGFFFETHYNPDEALSDGPNMITPETLEKTLKEIDCINKC; this is translated from the coding sequence ATGATATTGATTGCCGGGCCATGTGTTATCGAAAGCAGGGAACAGATTTTCAAAATTGCAGAATATTTAAAACCGTACAATGAAAAATACGATTTTTATTTCAAAGCAAGTTACGACAAAGCAAACAGAACATCATTAAACAGTTACAGAGGCCCTGGGATTGATAAAGGTTTGGAAATATTAAATGAAGTAAAAGAAAAATTCGGTTACAAACTTTTAACAGACGTACATGAAACATGGCAAGTTAAAAAAGCCGCTGAGGTAGTAGACGTACTTCAGATTCCGGCATTTTTGTGCAGACAGACTGATCTTTTGGTGGAAGCTGCAAAAACAGATAAAGTAGTAAATATTAAAAAAGGGCAGTTTATGAATCCTGCCGATATGAAATATTCGGTTCTTAAAGTGTTACAAACAAGAGGATGTAACGAAGCAACTTACGAAAACTCCCTAAAACACAAAGTGTGGCTTACTGAAAGAGGTACGACGTTCGGATACGGAAACCTTGTAGTAGATATGAGAAGTCTTTATATAATGAGAGAATATGCTCCTGTAATTTTCGACGCAACACATGCGGTTCAGATGCCTGGCGGAGCAGGAGGCAAAAGCAGTGGAAAAAGAGAATACGTACCTGTTTTAAGCCGTGCGGCTGCTGCTGTAGGTATAGACGGATTTTTCTTTGAAACACACTATAATCCGGATGAAGCATTAAGTGACGGTCCTAATATGATAACTCCGGAAACTTTGGAAAAAACGCTTAAAGAAATAGATTGTATAAATAAATGCTAA
- the nusB gene encoding transcription antitermination factor NusB: MATITHAREAVIQTLYAQEMGNDQAIEQFDEILKDKKVKGSKAEFAKKLLKGVSEHIDKIDEIIKNHLIDWDFERLDKVDKQILRVGIYEILYTDTPYQIVIDEAVKIAKNFSEDKAKSFINGILDRVAKEKMSNE; encoded by the coding sequence ATGGCTACTATAACACACGCAAGAGAAGCGGTAATTCAAACCCTTTATGCACAAGAAATGGGAAATGATCAGGCAATTGAACAGTTTGATGAAATATTAAAAGATAAAAAAGTCAAAGGTTCAAAAGCTGAATTTGCAAAAAAACTTTTAAAAGGCGTATCAGAACATATTGACAAAATTGACGAAATAATAAAAAATCATCTTATTGACTGGGATTTCGAAAGGCTTGATAAAGTTGACAAACAAATCTTAAGAGTGGGTATTTATGAAATACTGTATACTGACACTCCTTATCAAATTGTTATAGATGAAGCAGTAAAAATTGCTAAAAATTTCTCCGAAGATAAAGCCAAAAGTTTTATAAACGGAATTCTTGATAGAGTTGCCAAGGAAAAAATGAGTAATGAGTAA